The Neofelis nebulosa isolate mNeoNeb1 chromosome X, mNeoNeb1.pri, whole genome shotgun sequence genome has a segment encoding these proteins:
- the TLR7 gene encoding toll-like receptor 7 isoform X1, with product MVFPMWTLKRQSLILFNIILISKLLGARWFPKTLPCDVTLDAPKAHVIVDCTDKHLTEIPEGIPSNATNLTLTINHIPGISPASFHQLDYLVEIDFRCNCIPIRLGPKDNMCPRRLQIKPRSFSRLTYLKSLYLDGNQLLEIPEGLPPNLQLLSLEANSIFCIMKNNLTELTNIEKLYLGQNCYFRNPCNVSFFIEKDAFLSLKNLKLLSLKDNNITYVPTTLPSTLTELHLYNNAIAKIQEDDFHNLNQLQILDLGGNCPRCYNVPFPCTPCENNSPLQIHMKAFDALTELQVLRLYSNSLQHVPQRWFKNIKKLKELDLSQNFLAKEIGDAKFLLLLHNLVQLDLSFNYELQVYRATLNLSDAFSSLKNLKVLRIKGYVFKELSSHNLSPLRSLSNLEVLDLGTNFIKIADLSIFEQFKTLKVIDLSMNKISPSGDSSEVGFCSNTRTSVDGNAPQVLETLHYFRYDEYARSCRFKNKETPSFLPFNKDCYVYGQALDLSRNNIFFVKSSDFQHLSFLKCLNLSGNTIGQTLNGSEFQPLVELKYLDFSNNRLDLLYSTAFEELRNLEILDISSNSHYFQSEGITHMLNFTKNLKVLKKLMMNNNDISMSTSRTMESESLRILEFRGNHLDVLWRDGDNRYLKFFKNLLNLEELDISENSLSFLPAGVFDGMPPKLKTLSLVKNGLKSFNWGRLQYLKNLETLDLSYNELKSVPERLYNCSRSLKKLILKYNQIRHLTKHFLQDAFQLRYLDLSSNKIQIIQKTSFPENVLNNLEMLLLHHNRFLCTCDAVWFVWWVNHTEVTIPYLATDVTCVGPGAHRGQSVVSLDLYTCEVDLTNLILFSLSVSVALSLMVITTANHLYFWDVWYSYHFCKAKMKGYQRLTSLDSCYDAFVVYDTKDPAVTEWVLDELVAKLEDPREKHFNLCLEERDWLPGQPVLENLSQSIQLSKKTVFVMTNKYAKTENFKIAFYLSHQRLMDEKVDVIILIFLEKPLQKSKFLQLRKRLCKSSVLEWPTNPQAHPYFWQCLKNALATDNHVTYSQVFKETV from the coding sequence GTGTTTCCAATGTGGACATTGAAGAGACAGTCCCTTATCCTTTTTAACATAATCCTAATTTCCAAACTCCTTGGAGCTAGATGGTTTCCCAAAACTCTGCCCTGTGATGTCACTCTGGATGCTCCAAAGGCCCATGTGATTGTGGACTGCACAGACAAGCATTTGACAGAAATTCCTGAAGGTATTCCTTCCAATGCCACCAACCTCACCCTCACCATCAACCACATACCTGGTATCTCTCCAGCTTCCTTCCACCAGCTGGACTATCTGGTAGAGATCGATTTCAGATGCAACTGTATACCTATTCGACTTGGGCCAAAAGACAATATGTGTCCCAGGAGGCTGCAGATTAAACCCAGAAGCTTTAGTAGACTCACTTACTTAAAATCCCTTTATCTGGATGGAAACCAGCTTCTGGAAATACCTGAGGGTCTTCCCCCCAACTTGCAGCTGCTGAGCCTTGAGGCCAACAGTATCTTTTGTATCATGAAAAATAACCTAACAGAACTGACCAACATAGAAAAACTCTACTTGGGCCAAAACTGTTATTTTCGCAATCCTTGCAACgtttcatttttcatagaaaaagaTGCTTTCCTGAGTCTGAAAAATCTAAAATTGCTCTCCCTAAAAGATAACAATATCACATATGTCCCCACTACATTGCCATCCACTTTAACAGAACTCCATCTTTATAACAACGCCATTGCAAAAATCCAAGAAGATGATTTTCATAACCTCAATCAACTGCAAATTCTTGACCTAGGTGGAAACTGCCCTCGTTGTTACAATGTCCCATTTCCTTGTACACCCTGTGAAAATAATTCTCCCCTACAGATCCACATGAAGGCTTTTGATGCATTGACAGAATTACAAGTTTTACGTCTATACAGTAACTCTCTTCAGCATGTGCCCCAAAGAtggtttaaaaacattaaaaaacttaaggAGCTAGATCTTTCACAAAACTTCTTGGCCAAAGAAATTGGGGATGCCAAATTTTTGCTTCTTCTTCACAACCTTGTCCAATTGGATCTGTCTTTCAATTATGAACTTCAGGTCTATCGTGCAACTCTGAATCTATCGGATGCATTTTCTTCACTGAAAAACCTGAAAGTTTTACGGATCAAAGGATACGTCTTTAAGGAGCTGAGCAGCCATAACCTCTCCCCGTTACGTAGTCTCTCCAATCTTGAAGTTCTTGATCTTGGCACTAACTTCATAAAAATCGCTGACCTCAGCATATTCGAacaatttaaaacattgaaaGTCATAGATCTttcaatgaataaaatatcaCCTTCAGGAGATTCAAGTGAAGTTGGCTTCTGCTCTAACACCAGAACTTCTGTAGATGGTAATGCACCTCAGGTCCTTGAAACATTACATTATTTCAGATATGATGAGTATGCAAGGAGTTGCAGGTTCAAAAACAAAGAGACTCcctctttcttgccttttaatAAAGATTGTTATGTGTATGGGCAGGCCTTGGACCTAagtagaaataatatattttttgtcaAGTCCTCTGATTTTCAGCATCTGTCTTTCCTCAAATGCCTAAACTTGTCAGGAAATACCATTGGCCAAACTCTCAATGGCAGTGAATTTCAGCCTTTAGTGGAGTTGAAGTATTTGGACTTCTCTAACAACCGGCTTGATTTACTCTACTCAACAGCGTTTGAGGAGCTACGCAACCTGGAAATTCTAGATATAAGTAGTAATAGCCATTACTTTCAATCAGAAGGCATTACTCACATGCTAAACTTCACCAAGAACCTAAAAGTTCTGAAGAAACTCATGATGAACAACAATGACATCTCTATGTCCACCAGCAGGACCATGGAGAGTGAGTCTCTTAGAATTCTGGAATTCAGAGGAAATCATTTGGATGTTTTATGGAGAGATGGTGATAACAGGTACTTAAAATTCTTCAAGAATCTGCTAAACTTAGAGGAGTTAGACATCTCTGAAAATTCCCTGAGTTTTTTGCCTGCTGGAGTTTTTGATGGCATGCCTCCAAAACTAAAGACTCTCTCCTTGGTCAAAAATGGGCTCAAGTCCTTCAACTGGGGAAGACTCCAGTATCTGAAGAATCTAGAAACTTTGGACCTCAGCTACAATGAGCTGAAGAGTGTCCCTGAGAGATTATACAACTGTTCCAGAAGTCTCAAGAAACTGATTCTCAAGTACAATCAAATCAGGCATCTGACAAAGCATTTTCTACAAGATGCTTTCCAGTTGCGATACCTGGACCTCAGCTCAAATAAAATCCAGATTATCCAGAAGACTAGCTTTCCAGAAAATGTCCTCAACAATCTGGAGATGTTACTTTTGCATCATAATCGGTTTCTGTGCACCTGTGATGCTGTGTGGTTTGTCTGGTGGGTTAACCATACAGAGGTGACTATTCCTTACTTGGCCACAGATGTGACTTGTGTGGGGCCAGGAGCACACAGGGGCCAGAGTGTGGTCTCTCTGGATCTGTATACCTGTGAGGTAGATCTGACTAACCTGATCCTGTTTTCACTTTCCGTATCGGTGGCTCTTTCTCTGATGGTGATTACAACAGCAAACCACCTCTATTTCTGGGATGTGTGGTATAGTTACCATTTCTGTAAGGCCAAAATGAAGGGGTATCAGCGTCTGACATCACTGGATTCTTGCTACGATGCCTTTGTTGTGTATGACACTAAAGACCCAGCAGTGACAGAGTGGGTTTTGGATGAGCTGGTGGCCAAGTTGGAAGACCCaagagagaaacattttaatCTGTGTCTTGAGGAAAGGGATTGGCTACCAGGGCAGCCAGTTCTGGAAAACCTTTCCCAGAGCATCCAGCTTAGCAAAAAGACGGTGTTTGTGATGACAAACAAGTATGCAAAGACTGAGAACTTTAAGATCGCATTTTACTTATCCCATCAGAGGCTCATGGATGAAAAAGTAGACGTAATCATCTTGATATTCCTTGAGAAGCCCCTTCAGAAATCCAAGTTCCTCCAGCTCCGGAAGAGGCTGTGTAAGAGTTCCGTCCTTGAGTGGCCGACAAACCCACAGGCCCACCCGTACTTCTGGCAGTGTCTGAAAAATGCCCTGGCCACAGACAATCACGTGACCTATAGTCAGGTGTTCAAAGAGACGGTCTAG
- the TLR7 gene encoding toll-like receptor 7 isoform X2 — MWTLKRQSLILFNIILISKLLGARWFPKTLPCDVTLDAPKAHVIVDCTDKHLTEIPEGIPSNATNLTLTINHIPGISPASFHQLDYLVEIDFRCNCIPIRLGPKDNMCPRRLQIKPRSFSRLTYLKSLYLDGNQLLEIPEGLPPNLQLLSLEANSIFCIMKNNLTELTNIEKLYLGQNCYFRNPCNVSFFIEKDAFLSLKNLKLLSLKDNNITYVPTTLPSTLTELHLYNNAIAKIQEDDFHNLNQLQILDLGGNCPRCYNVPFPCTPCENNSPLQIHMKAFDALTELQVLRLYSNSLQHVPQRWFKNIKKLKELDLSQNFLAKEIGDAKFLLLLHNLVQLDLSFNYELQVYRATLNLSDAFSSLKNLKVLRIKGYVFKELSSHNLSPLRSLSNLEVLDLGTNFIKIADLSIFEQFKTLKVIDLSMNKISPSGDSSEVGFCSNTRTSVDGNAPQVLETLHYFRYDEYARSCRFKNKETPSFLPFNKDCYVYGQALDLSRNNIFFVKSSDFQHLSFLKCLNLSGNTIGQTLNGSEFQPLVELKYLDFSNNRLDLLYSTAFEELRNLEILDISSNSHYFQSEGITHMLNFTKNLKVLKKLMMNNNDISMSTSRTMESESLRILEFRGNHLDVLWRDGDNRYLKFFKNLLNLEELDISENSLSFLPAGVFDGMPPKLKTLSLVKNGLKSFNWGRLQYLKNLETLDLSYNELKSVPERLYNCSRSLKKLILKYNQIRHLTKHFLQDAFQLRYLDLSSNKIQIIQKTSFPENVLNNLEMLLLHHNRFLCTCDAVWFVWWVNHTEVTIPYLATDVTCVGPGAHRGQSVVSLDLYTCEVDLTNLILFSLSVSVALSLMVITTANHLYFWDVWYSYHFCKAKMKGYQRLTSLDSCYDAFVVYDTKDPAVTEWVLDELVAKLEDPREKHFNLCLEERDWLPGQPVLENLSQSIQLSKKTVFVMTNKYAKTENFKIAFYLSHQRLMDEKVDVIILIFLEKPLQKSKFLQLRKRLCKSSVLEWPTNPQAHPYFWQCLKNALATDNHVTYSQVFKETV, encoded by the coding sequence ATGTGGACATTGAAGAGACAGTCCCTTATCCTTTTTAACATAATCCTAATTTCCAAACTCCTTGGAGCTAGATGGTTTCCCAAAACTCTGCCCTGTGATGTCACTCTGGATGCTCCAAAGGCCCATGTGATTGTGGACTGCACAGACAAGCATTTGACAGAAATTCCTGAAGGTATTCCTTCCAATGCCACCAACCTCACCCTCACCATCAACCACATACCTGGTATCTCTCCAGCTTCCTTCCACCAGCTGGACTATCTGGTAGAGATCGATTTCAGATGCAACTGTATACCTATTCGACTTGGGCCAAAAGACAATATGTGTCCCAGGAGGCTGCAGATTAAACCCAGAAGCTTTAGTAGACTCACTTACTTAAAATCCCTTTATCTGGATGGAAACCAGCTTCTGGAAATACCTGAGGGTCTTCCCCCCAACTTGCAGCTGCTGAGCCTTGAGGCCAACAGTATCTTTTGTATCATGAAAAATAACCTAACAGAACTGACCAACATAGAAAAACTCTACTTGGGCCAAAACTGTTATTTTCGCAATCCTTGCAACgtttcatttttcatagaaaaagaTGCTTTCCTGAGTCTGAAAAATCTAAAATTGCTCTCCCTAAAAGATAACAATATCACATATGTCCCCACTACATTGCCATCCACTTTAACAGAACTCCATCTTTATAACAACGCCATTGCAAAAATCCAAGAAGATGATTTTCATAACCTCAATCAACTGCAAATTCTTGACCTAGGTGGAAACTGCCCTCGTTGTTACAATGTCCCATTTCCTTGTACACCCTGTGAAAATAATTCTCCCCTACAGATCCACATGAAGGCTTTTGATGCATTGACAGAATTACAAGTTTTACGTCTATACAGTAACTCTCTTCAGCATGTGCCCCAAAGAtggtttaaaaacattaaaaaacttaaggAGCTAGATCTTTCACAAAACTTCTTGGCCAAAGAAATTGGGGATGCCAAATTTTTGCTTCTTCTTCACAACCTTGTCCAATTGGATCTGTCTTTCAATTATGAACTTCAGGTCTATCGTGCAACTCTGAATCTATCGGATGCATTTTCTTCACTGAAAAACCTGAAAGTTTTACGGATCAAAGGATACGTCTTTAAGGAGCTGAGCAGCCATAACCTCTCCCCGTTACGTAGTCTCTCCAATCTTGAAGTTCTTGATCTTGGCACTAACTTCATAAAAATCGCTGACCTCAGCATATTCGAacaatttaaaacattgaaaGTCATAGATCTttcaatgaataaaatatcaCCTTCAGGAGATTCAAGTGAAGTTGGCTTCTGCTCTAACACCAGAACTTCTGTAGATGGTAATGCACCTCAGGTCCTTGAAACATTACATTATTTCAGATATGATGAGTATGCAAGGAGTTGCAGGTTCAAAAACAAAGAGACTCcctctttcttgccttttaatAAAGATTGTTATGTGTATGGGCAGGCCTTGGACCTAagtagaaataatatattttttgtcaAGTCCTCTGATTTTCAGCATCTGTCTTTCCTCAAATGCCTAAACTTGTCAGGAAATACCATTGGCCAAACTCTCAATGGCAGTGAATTTCAGCCTTTAGTGGAGTTGAAGTATTTGGACTTCTCTAACAACCGGCTTGATTTACTCTACTCAACAGCGTTTGAGGAGCTACGCAACCTGGAAATTCTAGATATAAGTAGTAATAGCCATTACTTTCAATCAGAAGGCATTACTCACATGCTAAACTTCACCAAGAACCTAAAAGTTCTGAAGAAACTCATGATGAACAACAATGACATCTCTATGTCCACCAGCAGGACCATGGAGAGTGAGTCTCTTAGAATTCTGGAATTCAGAGGAAATCATTTGGATGTTTTATGGAGAGATGGTGATAACAGGTACTTAAAATTCTTCAAGAATCTGCTAAACTTAGAGGAGTTAGACATCTCTGAAAATTCCCTGAGTTTTTTGCCTGCTGGAGTTTTTGATGGCATGCCTCCAAAACTAAAGACTCTCTCCTTGGTCAAAAATGGGCTCAAGTCCTTCAACTGGGGAAGACTCCAGTATCTGAAGAATCTAGAAACTTTGGACCTCAGCTACAATGAGCTGAAGAGTGTCCCTGAGAGATTATACAACTGTTCCAGAAGTCTCAAGAAACTGATTCTCAAGTACAATCAAATCAGGCATCTGACAAAGCATTTTCTACAAGATGCTTTCCAGTTGCGATACCTGGACCTCAGCTCAAATAAAATCCAGATTATCCAGAAGACTAGCTTTCCAGAAAATGTCCTCAACAATCTGGAGATGTTACTTTTGCATCATAATCGGTTTCTGTGCACCTGTGATGCTGTGTGGTTTGTCTGGTGGGTTAACCATACAGAGGTGACTATTCCTTACTTGGCCACAGATGTGACTTGTGTGGGGCCAGGAGCACACAGGGGCCAGAGTGTGGTCTCTCTGGATCTGTATACCTGTGAGGTAGATCTGACTAACCTGATCCTGTTTTCACTTTCCGTATCGGTGGCTCTTTCTCTGATGGTGATTACAACAGCAAACCACCTCTATTTCTGGGATGTGTGGTATAGTTACCATTTCTGTAAGGCCAAAATGAAGGGGTATCAGCGTCTGACATCACTGGATTCTTGCTACGATGCCTTTGTTGTGTATGACACTAAAGACCCAGCAGTGACAGAGTGGGTTTTGGATGAGCTGGTGGCCAAGTTGGAAGACCCaagagagaaacattttaatCTGTGTCTTGAGGAAAGGGATTGGCTACCAGGGCAGCCAGTTCTGGAAAACCTTTCCCAGAGCATCCAGCTTAGCAAAAAGACGGTGTTTGTGATGACAAACAAGTATGCAAAGACTGAGAACTTTAAGATCGCATTTTACTTATCCCATCAGAGGCTCATGGATGAAAAAGTAGACGTAATCATCTTGATATTCCTTGAGAAGCCCCTTCAGAAATCCAAGTTCCTCCAGCTCCGGAAGAGGCTGTGTAAGAGTTCCGTCCTTGAGTGGCCGACAAACCCACAGGCCCACCCGTACTTCTGGCAGTGTCTGAAAAATGCCCTGGCCACAGACAATCACGTGACCTATAGTCAGGTGTTCAAAGAGACGGTCTAG